Proteins co-encoded in one Waddlia chondrophila WSU 86-1044 genomic window:
- the lpxK gene encoding tetraacyldisaccharide 4'-kinase, which translates to MINELHFYYIQVIRGKRTGWLPTLIKGLAWVLSLPYRWVMSLRNWLYDHEWLRQYDAPVPVVMSIGNLVTGGTGKTPVTKLLAGFFYDDYKIAILSRGYRSPAEKLRAPVILSSGKGPLHSAAYAGDEPRLLAENLPKAWVVVGKDRVMSANLVAKQGVDLILLDDGMQHRRMARDFEVVVLDAKDPFGQNYLFPRGLLRESPEGLRRADLVILNHVRDAEDYEDSKKMVEKYTNAPVIGIHYDRWKAMDLEGNELAPLEGRKVAIFCGIAQPEQFASTVREMGAEIVARKYYPDHFHYDVEELSELAARWKEMGAAMMVCTEKDKVKLPEIHDLLLPVVWIKIQPEVIEGTDELKAFIDKVKAKIA; encoded by the coding sequence ATGATTAATGAGTTGCACTTCTATTATATTCAGGTAATTAGAGGAAAGAGAACAGGTTGGCTTCCCACACTGATCAAAGGGTTGGCTTGGGTTTTGAGCCTTCCCTACCGATGGGTCATGTCATTGAGGAACTGGCTGTATGATCACGAGTGGCTGCGGCAGTATGATGCTCCGGTGCCTGTTGTGATGAGCATCGGCAATCTCGTGACGGGAGGGACAGGGAAAACTCCCGTTACAAAGCTATTGGCCGGTTTTTTCTACGATGACTACAAAATCGCCATTCTTTCCAGAGGATACCGTTCTCCTGCCGAAAAGCTGCGTGCTCCAGTGATTTTATCCTCCGGCAAAGGGCCTCTGCACTCGGCCGCTTATGCTGGTGATGAACCCAGGCTGCTGGCGGAAAATTTGCCCAAAGCGTGGGTGGTTGTTGGAAAGGATAGAGTGATGTCGGCTAATCTTGTCGCCAAACAAGGTGTGGATCTGATTCTCCTTGATGACGGCATGCAGCACCGCCGGATGGCGCGCGATTTTGAGGTTGTGGTCTTAGATGCAAAAGATCCATTCGGTCAAAATTATTTATTTCCTAGAGGATTGTTGCGAGAGAGTCCTGAAGGATTAAGGCGTGCTGATCTGGTCATTCTTAATCATGTGCGCGATGCTGAAGATTACGAAGATTCCAAGAAAATGGTCGAAAAATACACAAACGCTCCCGTCATCGGCATCCATTACGATAGGTGGAAGGCGATGGATCTAGAAGGAAATGAGCTTGCTCCTCTTGAAGGGAGGAAAGTTGCCATTTTTTGCGGGATCGCTCAACCGGAGCAGTTTGCTTCGACAGTCAGGGAAATGGGTGCAGAAATTGTCGCCAGGAAATATTATCCCGATCATTTTCATTATGATGTCGAAGAATTGAGCGAGCTTGCAGCTAGATGGAAGGAGATGGGAGCCGCAATGATGGTTTGTACAGAGAAAGACAAGGTGAAACTTCCGGAAATCCATGATTTGCTTCTTCCTGTGGTTTGGATTAAGATTCAGCCCGAAGTTATCGAAGGAACAGATGAATTAAAGGCTTTTATTGATAAAGTTAAGGCTAAAATCGCCTAA
- a CDS encoding D-sedoheptulose-7-phosphate isomerase, which produces MKELIARSVEECVSAAMKLREPKALLFIERSAELLAQVFKSGHKVIVAGNGGSLCDAAHFAEELTGFFRNPRRALPAIALSEPGHLTCTGNDLGFDWVFSRGVEAFGQPGDLFVGLTTSGNSPNIINAVQAAQKQGLRTILFLGKDGGKLKGVADIEWIVDGFLTSDRIQEAHMAAIHVMIEAVEHLLFSGHLSKSVEVCYDCS; this is translated from the coding sequence ATGAAAGAGCTCATTGCACGATCGGTGGAAGAGTGTGTATCCGCTGCGATGAAACTGCGGGAACCCAAGGCTCTTTTATTTATCGAACGCTCCGCCGAACTTTTGGCTCAGGTATTTAAAAGTGGACATAAAGTCATTGTCGCAGGCAATGGGGGAAGTCTATGTGATGCTGCCCATTTCGCCGAGGAGCTGACGGGGTTTTTTCGGAATCCGAGGCGCGCTTTGCCGGCGATCGCTTTGTCAGAGCCGGGGCATCTCACTTGCACAGGGAATGACCTTGGTTTCGACTGGGTGTTTTCTCGAGGAGTAGAAGCTTTCGGGCAGCCTGGCGACCTTTTCGTCGGTTTAACGACAAGCGGCAACTCTCCCAATATCATTAATGCTGTTCAAGCTGCTCAAAAACAGGGACTTCGCACAATCTTATTTTTGGGGAAAGATGGGGGGAAATTGAAAGGGGTCGCCGATATCGAGTGGATTGTCGACGGATTTCTAACTTCCGACAGAATACAAGAAGCGCACATGGCGGCCATCCACGTGATGATTGAAGCTGTCGAGCACCTCTTGTTTTCCGGCCATCTGTCCAAATCGGTTGAAGTTTGTTATGATTGCTCATGA